A stretch of Mastomys coucha isolate ucsf_1 unplaced genomic scaffold, UCSF_Mcou_1 pScaffold3, whole genome shotgun sequence DNA encodes these proteins:
- the LOC116075389 gene encoding tubulin beta chain-like: MFNSKNMMAACDPRHGRYLTGAAIFRGRMSMKEVDEQMLNVQNKNSSYFVEWIPNNVKTAVCDIPPRGLKMSATFIGNSTAIQELFKRISEQFTDNKPNLTRDLPP; this comes from the exons ATGTTCAACTCCAAGAACATGATGGCTGCCTGCGACCCGCGCCATGGCCGCTACCTGACCGGGGCCGCCATTTTCCGTGGCCGCATGTCCATGAAGGAGGTGGATGAGCAGATGCTCAATGTGCAGAACAAGAACAGCAGCTACTTCGTGGAATGGATCCCCAACAATGTGAAGACGGCCGTGTGTGACATCCCTCCTCGTGGCCTCAAGATGTCGGCCACCTTCATTGGCAACAGCACTGCCATCCAGGAGCTGTTCAAGCGCATCTCGGAGCAGTTCACT GACAATAAGCCTAATCTGACAAGGGATCTACCCCCATGA
- the LOC116075194 gene encoding tubulin beta chain-like: protein MGTLLISKIREEYPDRIMNTFSVMPSPKVSDTAVEPYNATLSVHQLVENTDETYCIDIEALYDICFRTLKLTTPTYGDLNHLVSATMSGVTTCLRFPGQLNADLCKLAVNIVPFPRLHFFIQLLLNIYAI from the coding sequence ATGGGGACCCTGCTCATCAGCAAAATCAGAGAGGAGTACCCAGACCGCATCATGAACACCTTCAGCGTCATGCCCTCACCCAAGGTCTCTGACACTGCGGTGGAGCCCTATAATGCCACCCTCTCTGTGCACCAGCTGGTAGAGAACACAGATGAAACCTACTGCATCGACATTGAggctctgtatgacatctgcttcCGCACCCTGAAGCTGACCACACCCACCTATGGCGATCTCAACCACCTGGTGTCAGCCACCATGAGTGGAGTGACCACCTGCCTGCGCTTCCCAGGCCAGCTGAATGCAGACCTGTGCAAGCTGGCTGTGAACATAGTGCCCTTCCCGCGCCTGCACTTCTTCATACAATTACTTCTGAATATTTATGCCATCTAA